The genomic stretch AGAATTGGGCAATCAGTGTGAAAGCACTCCACCTATAGCCAGGACTTTTGAATTCAGATGTGACCTGTGTTAACTCCCACTAATCCAAGGCAGCGGTGTTACACAGTAGAGATTTATAACTGGTGGAGTTTTATTAAATCACACAATAGGTTAGTGCTCTAGGTTCATCATAACTGTATGGAAAGCCAGTCCAAGACCAACAGCACCTCTCATTCATTCAGAGATCTTTGATACAaggacaccacacacacacacagagtctgcGTGAAGCGAAAGAGCAAGAAATTTGGTTCACCGTCCAGATTTCTCTGAATTAGGCCTTCTGCATCAAGATACAAAAACATCaagataattgtttaaaaaaacttttcaacCAAGTGTTTTGGCATAAAACAGTTAAAATCAACCTTTCTCCTTTCCATCACTCTGCAGGAGACGGCTGATCTAGAGGCAAGAATGGACCAAACATATCTGGAATTACATCATGTGAAGGAACAAAATCAAAGGCATGCCCTTTGCCTGTAAGTAGTTGTTCTTTCTGTCGCATCAAGCTTATTTTCTGGATTATTTTCAGAACATATCACTGAGGTTAATCCATTGTTACATTCTTGCAAACTCTGAAATTAAACATCAGAAGATAAACTTTAGCGTCTCTCTTGCCCTTTTAAGGAATGTTCAGCTAGTTTTTGTCATCAAATTAGCCCTTTTGGGAGTAATCCTTCATGTGTATAAAATCACATTGactataaagaaatattttaaaaaggaaacaaattgtTCAGAAATTGGTATATAATATttacttaataagtatttgttgaatcaagGAACAAATTATGGATGACTGGATTAAAACTGATATTGTGATGGAAAAAAGGTTTGCTTTTCAAGTGCACTTTTTGGGAAGGAAAATTCATTAGCAAATTTAAATTATACCAGTTGGGAAGCTtttgattgaaaaaaaacaattttttgcttgaaagaaaaaaaaacccaactaaaAGTGGCTTTAAACTAGGAATCGATTCTCTCCTGTAACAAGAAGCCTGGAAGTAGGCAGGTCCAGTACAGTTAATCCAGCAGCACAATGAAGGCATCAAGTAACAGGCTCTCTCCCTCATTTTCTTGGTTGCCCTCAGCACACTGCTGTTCATCCTTAGGAAAGTCCACCCAGCTGCAAAATGACTGCTGTAGTTTCCCCACATCCCCACCAAGAGGATGCAAGTGCAGGATAAAAGGAGTTTCTTCTGAAAAGCATCTTCTTACCAAAGAGAACCTGTCCCTTCCCTAGCATACCTATTCATCTCATTCTCAAGCTGGATCACAGATCCACTGCGAAACCAGTCATTGGCAAACAGATATGGGTCCACCATAATGGTTTTAGAAAAATGGTGATTAGCCCAACTAGGGGGTCGGTCCACCTTCCCAGAGCACACTGCTGCTTGTACCTGAAGAAGTTTAGAGTTCTGCAAAGAAGAACAGGGGAGACAATCAACTTTGCTTTAGTTACAAAATTTTCCAGAAtaactttctcttctttgtgtAGTGGGACAGAAAAGGGGTGATGTTTTAATAACTTCAGCTTTTTCACCTTCTAGGAAGTAGTGAAGAATTACATTGGAAAATGATTGCTCTTTTGTTTTAGAGAACAGTGTTGTAACCCTACCAGTTACTTCTTCAGAACAGTAGTAAGAAAATAAGGAACTTGGGGGCTTGAGTCTAGGGTAAGTGTGACTATGGGAGACTGACTCTTCTGAGCAGGAGATGGCCCCACAGAGCAGCAGGCAGGGCCCAAGGAGACAGGAACACTCAGAGACACCAGGAGCAAGGGCTTCTGCTACTGACTTTCGAGTTTTCCTTTCCTGCACTGAAATGGCCTTATGACAGGTAGCTTCAAGCATTCAGTAAATCTTGTCAACTGCATCTCAATGTCAACTTTATATTAGCAATACCTGGTGTGAAAAAGGAGCACAAGAGCAAGTTAGGAAGAGCAGCCTGAAAAAGCAATTTGAGAATAGCAGGAAGCATCCATCCAGAAGAGGAAAATCCACAGAGGCCGAAAGTAGATTAGtgatgccaggggctggggcgaCTGGGGAGAAATGGATAATGACTTCTATTGCGTACAggatttcttttggggatgatgaaaatgttctagaattagacAGTAGTGACAGTTGTACAATTCTATAAACATACTAATGActattgtgcacttaaaatgagtgaattttatggtatgtaaattatatttcaataaagctgatttttttttaaagtgatcagCCCAGCAGCTGGGAGCAGGAAGAAATCAGCAGCACTGAGCAGGCTCAGTGAGTCCTCAGAAACACTAGAGAAGGTCTGTACTTTCCAGGATTATTTAAGAAGAAGGAATAAGTGATTTTATTTGAATATGAAAAGAGAGATGGACCCAAAAGGCTGGGGTTTTGGGGCTTGGCTATAATAGCAACTGAACCCCTCACTCCCTTCTGTTTTCATGGTACCTCAACTGCTCTCTCGGTTGCTTAGCACTCACAAACAGAACActgttcatacacacacacacacacacaaacacaggttgtatccttttctttttttgaggacaGTAGAAAGGAATCATGACTAGAGCCTGGGTCCTCAGTGAGTTACAAAATTAACAAGCACTGGAACTGCCCCCCACCACTGCCGCCCTCTCCAGCTTGATGATGTCAGGTTGAATGCTTTGCAGAATAGCATAATGGTGAAACAGTTGGACACGGAGTCAGACTACCTGGGTTCAGATCAGCTCCCGCATCTGCAAGTTCCCAGCTATGAGACAAGGGCAAGTTACTCGGCCTCCCCATACCTCAGTTTATCCCTTGTATCATTGGGATAATATTAATGCCCCCCCTCCCCGTAGGACTATTGTGAGAATTACATAATGAGTCCATGCACAATATTTAGAACTGCACCTAACAAATAGTAAGCACTGTAATAATAAGCCTCAggtattattattcataatagtgtACAATGTACAACACTGCTCCAGTGTCCAGTGAATTTGTGAAGCATAAATGTAGGGCTGACTCAGCTGAATTATaaatggaagagaaagacaaTAGGGAAAACCATGGGTTGTTAGAGACCATGGGTGACCCGCCAGATGGTAATTTGCAAGAGACCGGGGTGGCATAGCTAATCCCTAGTCAGGTGCAGGGGGTGAAGTTTGTGTGGTGAAAAtgcaaaagagaaagcaaaagcaaaaccaacaaaaaacctTTTTTGGTTCTTTATTCCACCCTATTGGCTAAGAACCATTACTTTATATTTATGTCACTTGGGACTCTTTGGATTGCAACTGGCAGAAATTTTAACTTGAAATGACTTAAGCAAAtaactacaataaaaaaagaCTTTGTTTTATGTACCTGACAATCTGAGGGATAGTACTGTCTTAAGTGAAAATCAGCTTAATAGCAGGGCCACGTGAAGTCACCAGGACACAGttttttcccccatctctctACCTCTGGTCCACCTCTCTGTGTTGATTCCTTCCTATTATATCTTTTCCAGGTGGAAAGATGACAACAGCATATCTGCATCCCCTCCCCTCAATCCCATCCTCCTAGGTTCAAGTCCAGTAAGAAAGAAATATGCAACTTAAATCTTGCCAAAATTATCCTTATACTTCATTGGCTCTGACCAGGTCCCATGACCATCATGAACAATGGAATTTCCAATTGAAGGAGATATTTTGATTGGATTGGCCAGAGTCACACACTGAGGGTGCAAGGATGGAGCTAATACTATCTGAACCACATGAACTCAGAAGTGCGAAAAGGGGGTTCCCTAAAGGGGATGAGCAAGCCCATTTTACCAGATGTGTGGCCTGCTATCCCATGTTCTGCTCTGTTCTGCTCACAGGCTCTCTTTTGAACTCTGCTATTTTATCTCAGGAGCAGGACAAATCAGATGCAGAGAGGAATATATCTAGAATTGgaagtatttattatttctgtagggggcaggggatgggggtggcCAGGGAGAGGGTCCAGTTTCAGCAGATGCTGTGATGAAGTCCAGCCTGGCAGAGCTAACATGGTATCTAGAGACAGAGGCAACAGATGAGTCAGGTCAGCAGTCATCATCTGGAGGTTAACATGAAAGTTATAGGCATCGTAGCAGATAATTGGAACGTGGTAAAAGAAAACCCAGAAGTAGGAGAGATTTCCTACTGCAAGATGAGAAGGGAATTGATATTAATGACAACTACCATGGCAACAAATCTCAATGTGCATTGACTCTAGCTCAGAGTGCTCTTGGGAGTGGGAGTTGCCCACACTCACATGCGTTTATCACCATCACTTGAGGGCAACACTCATCACAAGGTGCAGAGGGCGAGAGTTACAATAAGGGCCAGTAGCTTtgggtgattttcttttctttcggAACCTTCCTTAGGAATGTTTAACATCCCTTCACAACTGCTGCCTTTACAGAAATTGAGCAGACTTTTCAAAAGTCTTCAGCCAGGACTTCTGGTTCCAGACCCATCGTGTAAAGAGCTTGAAAGTTGTTATTCCCATCCTTACaagcagagaaaatgaacaaactgaaaatcaatgacTTTTCAAGGATCCATCAAagaactgaggtcacagggcaaacggCCAACCCCAAATCTAGATTGACAGATGAATTCAGAAAATTACAACAGAGACCTCCTTATCTGGAGCAGAAGCCACTGGAGCTATAAATAGGTAGAAGTACTTGCATGGTAAATTTTACACATCTCTGGAGGCTGAATATGGACTATCATGAGAGGAAGAAATGCCTGGGGGCCATAGACTTAGGGGACTCCCCACATTTTCATGGGTTTACCTTCCAGGAAACTTTGGCACCCTTGCAGAAGGAGGGGAAGAGTAATCATTGTGAAATATGCCCAGAGGGTTTTCCACAACAAAGGCCTCCTCTCCAGGGGCAGAGACTTACCAGAGCCTTTTCCCACTCTAGGCCCTTCTGgccttcctgtctctttctcaGGGGAGACAAAAGAAAAGGCTAAGAAACATTTGTGCATGTCGCAGCCCAGGGACACAGGCcactaacagactgagaagtaaTAATAAGATTATAGAgcacttcccctcccctccactttaCCAGCACACCAACAAGGCTCCAGTGTAGTTAAGAGTGGATTACAGCTGTAAGAGCTGCAAGAGTGTCAAATTCTATTTAAGGAGAAGTTCTTAGAGAAGCCCAAAGACAACAGGGAGATAAAAATGAGAACGCTAGAGGAACTTAAAGACTCTGGCACCTACACTTGCAGCAAACATGAAACAGAGCCTAACTCCTAGCCATCTCAATATGAAGTCTCACATTAGAAGCATATTTACCTTGGTTTCTATTATCCCATCTggctttcaacaacaacaacaaaattataagGTATGTTAAATAACAAGGACAAAACATGTCTGAATAgacaaagcaagcatcagaaccagactcagatatgacaCAGATTCTGGACTCATCTCCAGGCAATTTAAAGTAGTGATTATTAATATGCTAATGGATCTAATGGGAAAAGTAGACAATAAGCTAGAGCAGACGGGCGATGTATGCAGGGAGATGGAAATTCTGAGAAAGAATTCAAAGGAAATGctagaagtttctttctttttttttaattgaaacactGTGATGGAAaggaagaatgcctttgatgggctcatGAGCAGACTGGACATGGCCAAAACAAGACTCAGTGAGCTTGAAGATAGGTCAACTGAAACTTCTTAAACTAAAATGCCCCCCCAAATCTTCTGTTAGTTAGGGAATTGTGAGTTTCACCCAGCTTTGTCTTGGTGAAGAATTAATCACACAGACTATTAGGCCTTCTGGCCCCACTTTTGTAGGAAGTCTTGCAGAATTTTAGGTCACTGCTTCAGCTCTGCTCAGCAACCCACGGTAGCACGTACACACTTTCTCACCTGCAGTGTTCTGGGCAGTCATTTGCCCCAGAGCTTCTGATTGATCTATGCCTCAATTAACAACAGAGGGCTAGACAGCATTTAGGGGAGGGGCCAGCAATGAGCAGCTCTGACATCATGCCATGTCCCACAGACAGATTCCAGCTAAGAAGTGGCAAGTGAGTGTGAGGCAGGGCCTCCATCTTGAAGAACTGATAGAGGAATAGATTGTCGAGGCTGGGACCAGACACCCACAGGGGTATAGGCAGGGGGCACGTTCTCAGAAAAGGGAGAATCCAAGTCATTAGAATTGGGGCACAAAGACTGTGTCAGTCAAGCAACAGTGATGACTTCCAGAGGAGTCCCTGCCACGGTGAGGTCCTGGAGAGTATTAGAAGTCTCCTTCCTGTCCGACTCGGTACTTTGTCAGAGCCCAAAGGTCAGAGGGGACCTGAGTCTATAGATGGGCTCACATGTTACTGACAATGGAGGAAGGATTTGCAAGCCAGGCCAGGCCTGCCACCTGTTCATGCCCTCCTGCGGCTGAGCCCCAGGCACTGACTCCCATTCTGCCCTGTCCTGTGACTCATTTTCTTACTCCGGGTAGAAACTCCCAAGCTTTGCCCAAACCAATGCACTTGACACTTTTGATCTTCCTGGGTTTTTCCTATCCTCCCTCCCACTTCCACCCCTCCCGCCATAAGTGTCTGTGATGGTTATTTTTCTGTGTCTACTTGTCTAGGCTGTGGTGCTAAGTTGTTTGGTCCAACAGTAGTTAGTCTAAATGTTGCTGTGAAGATACTTTTTAGATGTGATTAGTATTTACACTCAGTGGATTTTGAGTAAAGGAGATTAccttccataatgtgggtgggccttatctaatcagctgaaggccttaagagcaaagaATGAGGTTTACAGAAGCAGCAgcaattctgcctcaagactgcaACATAAATCCCAACCAGAGTTTCTCACTTGCTGGCCTGCCCTACAGATTTTAGATTCACCAACTCCTACAATTGGCAATTCTTtaaagtctctctctttctctttcagatagttagatagatagatagttagatagatagatagatagatagatagatagatagatagatagatagatagatagatagacagacagacagacagacagacagacagacagacaaacagacagacagatcaatcTTCTAGGTtttctacacacatacacacacaccttcaccttcttggttctgtttctctggagaactctactGATTCAATGTCTCTACAAGTTTGTTGACAGAAAAGAATTTATCTTTTTGTAATAAATGCAACTCACAGTTTTAACCAAAAGGGAATTTTTTGAGTGAAAAACAATCATTCTACCCATTTATCTAATAGTGgaattaacaaaaatatatatttattttgttcaacTTTTCTGCTTTTCACTAATTCTCAGCTTCAGAGACTTGCAGCCGGATGCTGCCTTCTGGCATGTTGGCATTAAAATTAATGCTGATTTTGAAAGAAGTCATTATAACTCTAGCCAACCATTTCTAACTGAAGCCATATGAGAGCTCCTACATCTTAAATGGCTTGTAGAAGTACCTATGGAAACAACCAATTACCCATGAAAACTAGTAAACCAGAACCAATCACAAACCATCACAAGGACACTTACCAGCTTGTAGAGACAAACTGATGCCTctgctttttggtttgttttgattttggaaaataaagaaaaatatatgctgcCATCTGAGAGTCTCAGGAACATGCTGGCAAATAATGAGTGCCTTCAACCTCCAAGTACTTCTCCTGGAGGGGGCTGGCAGGAAGACATCCCCCTCGCTGCCTGCTACTGTTACATCTCAAACTCCACATTAACTTAAGTCAGCTGTGGATGGCTTTCATAGGCAGCAGGAGGCAGgactttattttgctttataacAGTTTGCTTAACTGGAATGAGAGtgttttttatattattgttgttttaaaccaaACTGCCATGCTGACTTAGGAAGTTCCTGATGGGGTGGCTCCTGTATCCCAGAAACTAAACACCGTACATTGAAGGCAAACACAAGCCACACAACAACAATAAAGCAAAGGTGCCCAAAACAAATGTCTAACAATATAACTTTTAGCAGATAGACTCATACTTTATTTTGACAAATTTAGGATAGAAAAATATCATAAAGTGAATATAGCAGTTGCTCTTTTTGTAACACGGTTtgggatgtgcagtggattttgaAAGGCTAGCTTTAACAGAATGGTCTCATTTCTGTCTGGCTTCAGTTAATACTGAATTGTATGCCAGCCATTGCATTTACTTGAAAGGATACTGGACACAGTGAAACTGTTTTTATAAAAGGCTCTggcattcaaaaataaatattataaagcaATGAACCAAAccaacctttaaaatatttttataatcaccAAAAGCCAACTTTAAACTTCAGGACTAAAGCTAAGAACTCACATTCTCAAAATAGCTTTAAATTTTTCTACCAATGTATAATAGAATCGTAGAgcacttatatatttttttcaaaatgaggaaAAGTGAGCGTAAACATGATATTTCAGATGACTATAAACAGTAAACATCAACTCAGTGTCCTTAAATATGTTATTTCAATAATATACTCTTTGCCCAGCTGGCCATAAAAACTGCAGCTCTATCATCAAAAAGGTGCCCCTGCATGTAATCTTTGAGCTTATTAATTGCTGTCATCATTTCTACACACCATCTTTGGAGGGGGTGGTTGAGGGACTCTTGGTACATGCAGATGTTTGGTTACGGttgtaaagacaaaaaaaaaaaaaaatgtgccagGAGTCTGCAGCTGAAACCCTGCCTTACTTGGTTAAGAACCTTCACATTCTTTTGTCTCTGTGATGCCTCCGGTAAActcacgctaaataattcacacGGGTGTTAATTTTGTTGCTGTCAGTCGCTTCAGcttctttccttgcttttctccCCTACGCCTCAAAGCATATACTTGGGCGGCctctcattaaaatatgttatctctaacatataaaataagtgtatgtacatatatacataacaGGCATTTCCTTTTCAAGGACTGGGTAACTCCTCATTTTCTATTAAATAATCCTTCTTCATATACTTGGTTCCCCTAACTAGCCTCCACACTTCGAGGTAAGCATCCTTTAATGACCTCTTGCTCACTTCTTCAGGGCTGTCTGAGATCCTGGAGCTCCTAGCCAGCAGCGGGACTCCTCTGGGGCGGCCCCTTGCCTCTTGCCCACCCTGCTGAGTGGAGCCACCTGCAGCCATCCCCACTTCTGACCCGCCATTTCCGCCCTCCGCGGGCAGCTCCTCCATGATGAACGGCAGCTGGTCTCCACCTGGCTGCGCCTCCTCTCCCCTAGGCTGCGTCTCCAGGTCCTCGTAGTTGCTCTGCTTTCTGGTCTCCAAGAATTTGGCCACACAGTAAATGATGGAGCCCAGGGTGTTCACCACGACCCCGGCAATGAATAAAGAAGTGGGCTCCACATCGCTGAAGGCCACCATACCCACCGTGATGGTGGCGATGCTCTTCACCACGCCCACGAAGCTGGTGGTCACCGCCGAGTTGATGTAGGTGCAGTGCAATGTGGTGAAGTTCATGGCACAGCCGATCAGGATGCAGGCCACGAAGATGCACACCATGGCCGGGTCCTTCCAGCCGGGGAAGGCCCAGGCGTGGATAGAGTCGGTGCTAGCGAAGGAGAAGATGACCAGCAGCGGGGTGGCGGAGACAGCGATGACGTACTGCGCGGTGAGCGGCCCGTGCTCCGTGTCTGCACTTGCCTTCTGGATGAGCACCAGGTAGGCGGCATGCACCAGCACCGCCAGCACGCCCGTAACGTACCCGATGGGGTCGCCGGTCAGGTCGCCGGCTCCTGAAGCGCATCAAGTGGACGGAGGAGCCCgggcaggaaggaaaaagaggagacacCGGGTTGGCGCGGGTGGGTATCTATCCACTGGGGCAACGCGTCGGGTTGGAAAGTAGACGGGGTTCGCGCCTCAGCTCTGCCCACGGGTTTCAAATGGAAGAGTCAAGCCCAGTCTATGCCCAGTTGGACGCAGGAGGAGAGGCGCGCCTGGTCTCTTGTCTACCTCTATTCATGACAGAGGCCCCGACAACGCAGATGCCCTCGGAGTGGGCGCTGTGGCTTTCCCGAGCTGGCACGGAGGTCACCCAGGCGCGTGGTACTCCTGCCCCCTCCATGGGGCGCTAGAGGAGACTGGGGGTTCCCGCTAGCCGTTTCTAACCCGGGGCCGGCTGGGCACAGGGCAAAGAACATCTCCCCCTCGACCCCCAAAGAAGGTTTCCCACTCCGCTGGCTCCCATCTCGCTCAGTCCTCCAACCCCGCCTCCCCCGGCCCACCGCCACCCGCACTGGTCTCAATCCGGTGCCTTCTGCCTAGCGCTCGTAGCCCCGGGCGCCGCGCCAGAGACCCCAGGCTAGACCTGGGGCCCAAGCTTGGCTCCCATCGTCCCTCCCCACTTCGGCCCCGCGTGACCCAGGAAAGTTCACGGCCCCCTCCTTCCGGCTCGATAGGGGGACTCCAGCGCCCAGGCTCTGGCAGCTCTCCCACCCCtcctggaggaaggagggaataAAGAGGAAAGACGGAGGCGGGGGGCGAGGAAGGAAGGGCGATATGCGGTGAGGCAGGGGCGGGGGTCGGAAGCCAGGAAAAGGTGGCGGGGGGAGGAGGTGGCTCTGAAGGAGGAGGCCGGAGTGCTAGGAAAGGCTCTGCTGGGTCTCAGAAGCCCGTTTTCGAGCCGAGCGACCGCTttcagagctctctctctctctgcctcagtctccccatttgGAAGTGAGGGCGTTGCACTAAGTGATCCCAGCGGtccctgcctggggtgggggggaggggggatggaTGCTGGGGGTCCGAGCGGGTCCCTCTCACCTGCCAGTGCCGCGCCGCAGGTGGTGATGAGCACGGCGGCGAGTACCCCGGGCGAGGGCGCGCCGTTCTTGAGCACCAGGACGCCGATGAGCATGGTGACCAGGGGCAGGCAGCGCTTGAAGACCACGTACATAGGCAGGCTGAGGCCGCGCAGGGACCAGAGCGTGAGGCTGGACTGCAGCGTGGAGAGCACGGCGACCCCCGCGAAGGAGCGTGCCAGGCTCAGGCCAAAGGGGGGCACCGCGATGAACCCGAGGCGGCGCAGCAGCTCCAGGCTCAGCGCCGCGGTGGAGCTGGTCAAGCACTGCACCAGGGTCAGGAAGGAGAACTGGTAGCGGCTGATGAGGAACTTGAGCAAGATGTTGAGGGACCCCGAGAAGACCCCGTGAGCGATGGCCACGGTGATGCCCAGCACGCGGCCACGGCACAGCTGCCGCATCGCGCCTGCACCCGGCTGTGGCGGAGCTCCGGGACCTGCGGGAGGAGAGCGGGGAAGAGAGCCGGGAGGAGCGGAGCGAGGGCGGCGAGGGTGCTCGCCCAAAGCCGCGGCGAAGGGCAGGGGGCCCCGGCTCAGCTGCAGAGGGCAGCTCCAGCCAGGCGTCCTCGCGGCGCGGCGGCTCCGTGTCCGACTGCCCCGCCGCTCCGGGGAGGcagtggcgggggcgggggactCCGAaaagtggcaggggtggggggctggtcTGAGAGGAGTGGCGGGAATCCTAGCGACAAGCGATTTGTAAGTAGGTGACGAGCTACGATGGGTTGCGTCCCGCGCGGTGTCACCGTCAGGGAGGACGCTCTGCGGCTGGAAGTCCGGGCAGCTGCCCCAAGCAGGACTCGACCCGCGCCCCTCGGGCACTCAGCACGCACCCGGGCGGGCTCTCGGGACGCGATACCCTCTCTTCCTGCATTGCCAGCTGCCCCCGCTTGTCCCTTCTTCCCAGCTCCTAGTTGAAGGGCGCGTGCTGGGGGATCCCGGGCACAGCTAAAGATGTTAGAAACCATAGGGTTCCAGGGTCGAGCACCGTTTAATAGCCGCAACAAGTGACAGCGCCCTCAGCCCCATTCCCCTCGAGCTGTAGCTGCTTTTCCACCCACGGTTCCTCCCAGTGTAGCCGCTGGACCTTGCTCAACCAGGGAAGGGAAAAACGTCGGTGCCAGCGGGCTGCGGGGCTAGCTGATGCTCGGGCGCCAAAGCCCCAACACTGTAGGAACCCACGGCCCCAGGACGCTGCCCGG from Camelus bactrianus isolate YW-2024 breed Bactrian camel chromosome 8, ASM4877302v1, whole genome shotgun sequence encodes the following:
- the SLC35D3 gene encoding solute carrier family 35 member D3, translating into MRQLCRGRVLGITVAIAHGVFSGSLNILLKFLISRYQFSFLTLVQCLTSSTAALSLELLRRLGFIAVPPFGLSLARSFAGVAVLSTLQSSLTLWSLRGLSLPMYVVFKRCLPLVTMLIGVLVLKNGAPSPGVLAAVLITTCGAALAGAGDLTGDPIGYVTGVLAVLVHAAYLVLIQKASADTEHGPLTAQYVIAVSATPLLVIFSFASTDSIHAWAFPGWKDPAMVCIFVACILIGCAMNFTTLHCTYINSAVTTSFVGVVKSIATITVGMVAFSDVEPTSLFIAGVVVNTLGSIIYCVAKFLETRKQSNYEDLETQPRGEEAQPGGDQLPFIMEELPAEGGNGGSEVGMAAGGSTQQGGQEARGRPRGVPLLARSSRISDSPEEVSKRSLKDAYLEVWRLVRGTKYMKKDYLIENEELPSP